TCACTTATGTATGTCTAATTTCAAGAATTCAAGGTTCATTTGTTTCAAAAGGTTCATTTAGGGGTACATTCTTAGAGAACTGCTATTCATTTTGCCGACTATTATTGGGAAAAAAGTGACAGTTCAATAAAAAGTGTTTATTATTAAAAACAATGAGTTCAGCCTTTGGGCCTACATTAGTGCCATGCACCTGGTTGGAATGCACATAGAGACAGACTGTATACTTTTATTTTGCATGTTGTTTAGAGTCAGCTGCTGTGTGTGAATCGTCCCTCATGTTTGGCATTAGCAGAGGGTTCTCAGGATGTACACTGACTGGAAACAGTGAGAGAAGGGCTGACCTTTTTAATGTACACATGATCTGTCTCCTCTTAGCTGCCCAGGTGACGGTGAACCAGCTGGACCTGGTGTCCCACAGTGTGGTGGCTGCTCCCTACCAGTGGGAGTACCCCTACCTGCTCAGTATCATCCCCTCCCTCTTCAGCTTCATGGCCCTGCCCAAAAACAACATCAGCTACCTGGTGATCTCCATGATCAGTGCCGGCCTCATCTACGGGGGTATGGAGAAGTTCCCGGTGGCCCAGCAGCTGTACCGCCATGGGAAGGCCTACCGCTTCATCTTCGGCTTCTCTGCCGTGTCTGTCATGTACCTGGTGACGGTGATCGCGGTGCAGGTGCATGGCTGGCAGATCTACTACAGCAAGAAGCTGCTGGACGCCTGGTTCACCTCCACACAAGACAAGAAGAAGAAATGAGGACAGAGGAGGACTAAattatttaacctctcttgggtaggtggGATGTggccgtcccacctgcgggacacactattcaacagccagtgaaatagcagggcggcaaattcaaaaccaccaaaatctcataattcaaatttctcacacatacaagtgttatacaccattttatagataagactctccttaacttctcagggctacgtgggacgctaccgtcccacctgcgggacacactattcaacagccagtgaaatagcatggcgcgaaatacaaaacagcaaaaatctcataatttcattttctcaaacaatcaactattttacaccattttaaagataaacttctcgttaatctaaccacattggcgaaagcataaaatttgattatgttaggacataaacttcacaagaaataccacacagccattttccaagcaaggacatgcatcacaaaaaccaaaaatacagctaaaatattcactaacctttgatgatcttcatcatatggcactcataggacttcatgttacacaatacatgtatgttttgctggataaagttcatatttatatccaaaaacaccattttacattggcacatgatgttcagaaaatgtattcccaccaaaactctcggtgaatgtgcacatcagtttacaaaaatactcgtcataaacgttgataaaatttacaacagttattgaaagaattatagatatacttctccttaatgcaaccgctgtgtcagattttaaaatagctttacggagaaagcacatttttcaatattctgagtacatagctcgccatcaaagcaagctatacagatacccaccaagttctggggtcaactaaactcagaattagtattataaatattctcttacctttgctgagctttgtcagaatgcactcacaggactcctacttccacaagaaatgttatttttgttcgaaatactccatatttatgtccaaatacctccgttttgttcgtgcgttcagatcactatccaaaggcataaccctcaagcgtaaatccagacacaaaaagtcaaatagttccattaccgttcgtagaaacatgtcaaacgttgtttacaatcaatccatagggtctttttaacctaaaacgtcgataatattccaactggacaatagcgtattcattcaagaaaaaaaagaaggaacggcgtgctggCGGGCTCGCGCATGaccaagtcctttgtcctcaggcagtccactcattgactgagctcctattttctgcccagtaacaggagaaggacgaaacacgtttctaaaggctgttgacagccaatggaagccttaggaagtgcaacgtgacctcACAGACACtatagtttcgatagggattcaaaagaagaactacaattctcagatttcccacttcctggttggattttgctcaggtttttgcctgccatatgagttctgttatactcacagacatcattcaaaccgttttagaaacttcagagtgttttctaggACTAGGTCAGGGCATGATGTGGCCTTAATGAGAGGAGCCATCCAGAACTGTAAAGGAACAGGGAAAGGGTTCAGAGAAGGCAAGAGCAGTGGTCAGATTGGGTTCATATGGTTGTGTGCTGTGTCGATGCacattttaatcaaatcaaatcaaatgtatttataaagcccttcttacatcagctgatatctcaaagtgctgtacagaaacccagcctaaaaccccaaacagcaagcaatgcaggtgtagcagcacggtggctaggaaatactccctagaaaggccagaacctaggaagaaacctaaagaggaaccagtctgaggggtggccagtcctcttctggctgtgacaGTACTCAACAATTCAATTGTTTCTAAATGATAGTTTCGGAAACCATGTTCTAGAGAAGTCTACCCTCTAGTGCCCTCACAATCTAATCCAGACCTCCAACCCAGTTCCATTGCTTTTAAAAAAATGATTCCCCTATAATCAGGAGATCTATTTACACATGCTGTAGTGGAAAAATGTTTCTGTTAACCAAAACATGTAAAGTACCTTCCCAGGTGCAACCAATTATATTTTGCATAGAGAAGGGTAATGCTATCGGTTGACTGGTCCTCACAGTATCCATCCATGTGTATCTAATTTATTCATCCAGTCATATCTGATCTCTTTTCAAAGAATGTCTGTCATGTTCTTTACTGATCCTGTTGACAATGTGAGTTATGTGGGAGCCAATGTACAGGTCATCCCCCTTAATTTCAATAGTAAATCATTAACTGGTACCTGCACGTCACTGCAGTCTCTGTAGTAGGTGGAGAGCAGCACAGCATTAGACCAACAGATGTCCTAATAATGTGCAGTCTGCTGACACTGCATGCCTGTAAACAGCAGAGATGAAGGAGCTATGGATTACGGCTGTCTTTGCTACAGGTAAGACTTGCTCTATATTTGATTCATTCAGGGTGATTTAAGAACACATGCTCCTTCCATgacatacagtgctttcagaaaagattcagaccccttactttttccacattttgttacgttacagccttattctaaaatgttttaaatggattaaatctacacacaataccccgtaatgacaaagcaaaaacagttttgctaatttatgaaaaatgtaaaaatgaaatattacatttacataagtgttcagaccctttactcagtactttgttaaagcatcttcggcagcgattacagcatcgagtcttcttgggtatgatgctacaagcgtggtacccctgtatttgggaagtttctcgcATTCAGTTTGGAGGGGGAGCATTgctccacagctattttcaggtctctccagagatgttcgatcaggttcaagtccgggctctgcctgggccactcaaggacattcagagacttctcctgaagccactcctacattgtccTGACTGTGTGCTTACggtaattgtcctgttggaaggtgaaccttcaccccaatctgaggtcctgagtgctctggatcatgttttcatcaaggatctggccactctaccataaaggcccgagtgctgcagagatggctgtcctactggaaggtgctcccatctccacagaggaactctagagctctgtcagagtgacaattttgttcttggtcacctccctgaacaaggcccttctcccccgattgctcagtttggccgggcagccagctctaggaagagtcttggtggtcccaaacttcttacatttaagatggaggccactgtgttcttggggactgtcaatgctgcagaaatgttttggtacacccagatctgtgcctagacacaatcctttctcggagctctacgaacaattccttcgacctcatggtacaaaatcagcaggggatcaaatacttttttccctcactgtatagacaggtgtgtgcctttccaaataatcaaTCGATttttccacaggtggacttcaatcaagttgtagaaacttctcaatgatgatcaatggaaacaagatgcacctgagctcaatttcgagtctcataacaaagttgctgaatacttatgttaataaggTTTATCTGTTAttaatttgtaatacatttgcaaaaatgtctaaaaacctgtttccgctttgtcattttgggataTTGTAGGTAgactgctgaggatttttttttcttaaccattttagaataaagctgtaatgtaacaaaatgtgaaaaaaagtcaaggggtctgaattctttccgaaggcactgtagactggccaggtgaatccaggtgaaagctatgatcccttactgatgtcacttgttaaatccgcctcaatcagtgtagatgaaagggaggagacaggttaaagaaggatttttaagccttgagacaattgagacatggattgagtatgtgtgccattcggagggtgaatgagcaagacaaaagatttaagtacctatgaacagggtatggtagtaggtgccaggcaccccagttagtgtcaagaactgcaacgctgctgggtttttcatgctcaacagtttcccgtgtgactcaagaatggttcaccacccaaatgacaaccagtcaacttgacacaacagtgggaatcattggagtcaacagcatccctgtggaacgcttttgacaccttgtagagtccatgccctgacgaatttaggctgttctgagggcgaaaGTGTGtggggtgtgcaactcaatatcaggaaggtgttcctaatgtttggtatactcagtgtatgatgCTGGTGTTAAGAGTCTTCTGTGATTGAGAATTATGTTGGAAAATTGCTTTCAATTCAGATGTGCAAAAATGTATGATACATTTAACTTAACAAATGATTATTGCCAATATATGACCTAACTGTTTTTACAGTTTGGTTTATGAATTTTGAAGTTTGATTTATAGTCAATGATTGATTGCTGTTATGTCTGTTTGCTGCAAGGGATACAGTAGCATCAATGAAGACATTATTTCAGACTTTATTTTTATCCAAACACTTTTTAGATTTATTGTTAATCCGCTGTTTACAGACTGTAAATAGACTACTGTCAGGTCTGATACAGTTGATGACAGAGTAGCCTTTGCTATCAAATGTCAACCATTTATTGGCAGAGATAATGACATATTTCTCTCATAAAGTACAGTAGAAAACATTTCTACACTGATGCAGACACAACGAAACTGGAACAACATGGATCATCTCTTATGCTTATAGCAACTGACACTATGCATCCTTGTTTATGTGGTTTACTGAGTTAATGATCTTTTTTTAAAGTGTCTTTATcacaggggaatctcaccacATCCTCTGCCATTCCAACCACCATTGACATAACTACcccaactactactgctcctataacccctgaccctccaactactactgcccctataaccctAAATATTATTGGTCAACAAACTACTGGTTACCCTACCTCTATCCCGATCACCAGTACCAGTCtccccaccacctctaccaccacctccaccatcccctccaacaccacctctaccaccacatcCCCTCCCCTGGTCTGTATCAACGGTGGTGAGCAGCTGAGTGGAGTCTGTATCTGTCCTGATGAGTGGACCGGAGAGACCTGTTCAGAAGGTACgtaaacactcacttacactataCTTAACCCTGGAACTACCATTCAGACTCCTCCACaatactacaccactatacctaACCCTGGATCTACCATTCAGAGTCCTCCAcaatactacactactatacctaaccctggaTCTACCATTCAGACTCCTCCAcaatactacactactatacctaaccctggaTCTACCATTCAGACTCCTCCAcaatactacactactatacctaaccctggaTATACCATTTAGACTCCTCCAcaatactacactactatacctaaccctggaTCTACCATTCAGACTCCTCCAcaatactacactactatacctaaccctggaTCTACCATTCAGACTCCTCCAcaatactacactactatacctaaccctggaTCTACCATTCCGACTCCTCCAcaatactacactactatacctaaccctggaTCTACCATTCACAGTCCACAACACTACTTCTTGGATCTCACATTCAGAATGTGCATTTCATGTTTGCATTCATACATTTGTTCCATGTTGAAATGCATTTTACTTCAATAGGGTATTTCTGCAATTCCACCATGAAGGATGGATTCTCCTTCCCAAGAACAGTGGTTGGCTGGTCTGCTTATTCTGAAAATTATAACAGTAAGAAGACAACCAGTGttatgttacttttatttacctaaaatgacaaaaatgttacAGTCCTAATTAATGTTGTATTAGGTAACACAACATCTTTACTATCTTGGTTCCTCTAGATGGTTTACCAGAAGCCTTAGCAGAATGTTCAGATGACACTGGATCTCCAGTGTTTGGTCGTATTTACAAGCTAGAGCGGGAATTAACCCTCAGTGACATTCTAGGAAATGTAAGTCAATAGGCATATTTTTTATTATCTTGATTTATGTCCAGCCTCAATTTAGCATTTTTCAGGTCAGTTACCATTAAGAGGAGTGGATTTTACAGTTTGAAGATGAGTAACAACTGGCTTTTACCTTCAGCTCATGTATTCTGTTCCTTTATTCTGCTTAACAGTTGatgacttttttgttgttgttgtatttattgtgttttacattacatttagcagatgctcttattcagagtgacttatagtagtgagtgcatacattttcatacttgtcccctgtgggaattgaacccacaaccctggcattgcaagtgccatgctctaccaactgagccacatagtTAGTACTGGCAATTATAATATCCAAATGTACTCACAGTTCAACATGTTGCTGCAACTTATAcaatgttctgttgaaaaacaatactAAAATATAAatcgttctctctccctgttcagATCTCCAGCAGTCCAGGTGATTTACTAAAGTTAGCCTTCAGTACTCAGATCCTGACCTCCCAACCAGAGCAGCTGTCAGCTGACAACATCACCACAGCAGCTCAGATAGCTAACACACTGCTTCAGTCTGCAAATATCACAGAGGTATTGGATGTTTTGAAATCAAGTCGTGAACTATGACATGTTCTGGAGAGAAACGTGAGGTTGTTACTGCAGTGATTTGAACACTTGAGGGTCATCCCCTGGTTTTGATTATGTTGCAGGACATCGCAGTGGCAGCTGTAACTACCATCAGTCAGCTGCTGAATGCCAATGAGGAGagtacacaggagagagacgctGTCCAAAAGtacaggaggtgtgtgtgtgtgtgtgtgtgtgagcgtgcatgtgtggtggtgtgtatttCTGCATATGTTTGAGTTTATGTGTGCCTCTGCTTGTCTGCATGGTGCATGCAAACTAATGTTTTTCTGTGTTTCTCTCCCAGCCTCACAGAGACCCTGGAGATGTTTTCCCTGGACCAGCACAATAATGTGTCCTTGGTGGTTCAGCCCAACCTGGTAGTCCAGTCGGTCCAAGTACCAAGTGACTCAGTAGGGATCCAGTTTACTGCTCTGACTGGTGGGTGGGACTGCTAGTGAACCTACATACTGGCATTTAAAGTGATAGTTTATATCTGTGTTGACAGTCTAATTCTATCTCCTCATTTTTCAAATGTTTCTCCTCTGCTGTCAATAAGGTTTagaattgatttgatttgttatacTACAGACTAGAACAgatacagtggaggctgctgaggggaggacagctcataataatggttggaacagagcgaatggaatggcataaaacacatggaaaccacatgtttgatgtgtttgataccattccgctccagccgttaccatgagcccattctccccaattaaggtgccaccagcctcctgtggtaaAGAAGTAACACTGTTCTGCTATAACTGTTTAAATAAAATTAATCTCCTTCTCCAGGAAGATCTGGTAATTTTGTGGCCAAAAGAATTCATCTCAACACCAACACCTCTGAACTGATAGCTGACAAAGGAGGTGTTACCAATGTCCAGATTGTTATCAAATTCCCACCAGGTGAGTCAATGTTGGTATACAAACAGTGTATGAACTCAAGATTCAATTTCTTTATAGAGCGCTTAACTGCTCTTTGTGGTCACCAAAATCAGGTCAGCAATGCCAAATATTTAGATCGTCCAATAAAGATGAGTCACATGACATATGGATAGGTAAACTATTGAGAAATAATTAGGCTTCCATGATAGTTCTACAAGGCAAGGTCAAGCTACTCATGTATATGAAGTCCTGATACGAATAacaatctctctatccctctaccctctcATTCAATTTCACTCCACTCAGTTTTGCATAGTAAAAACACAAACCACTCCATTGGTTTTGTGCTCTACCAAAACGACCGGTTCTTCAGGTCTAGGGCTTTCACTGCTTCTTCAGGGACCAGCAGAAGTGTCATCTCTGCTAACCTGGGACAAGTGTCTGGGTTACATGTTGAGATGCTCTTCAAGCCCACAGTAAGATTTATCTTAGAATCAATAAACGCATCGTGGTCCAAATATATCTGTGAAATATAATGGGAAGTTGTCCATTATcttcagtgcatttggaaagtattcagaccctttcactttttccacattttgttacgttacacccttattcaaaaatgtattaaatagctattttacctcatcaatctacgtacacacaataccccataatgacagagcaaaaacaggtcCTTAGAAATGTTagtaaatgtattcaaaataaaaaactgatattgcatttacataagtattcagaccctttcctcagtactttgttgaagcatctttggcagcgaatacagccattcttctctgcaaatcctctcaagctctgtcaggttggatggggagcatcgctgcacagctattttcaggtctctccaaagatgttcgatcggattcaagtccgggctctggctgggccactcaaggacattcagagacttgtcccgaagccactccggcattgtcttggctgtgtgcttagggtcattgtcctgttggaatttgAAGCtttgccccaatctgaggtcctgagtgctctggagcaggttttcatcaaggctatctttgtactttgctacgttcaactttccctcaatcctgactagtctcccagcccctaccactgaaaaacatccccacagcatgatgctgccaccaccatgcttcaccgtaggcatggtgccaggtttcctccagacgtgacgcttggcattcaggccaaagagttcaatcttggtttcatcagaccagataatctagtttctcatggtctgagtcctttaggtgacttttgtcaaactccaagcgggctgtcatgtgctttttactgaggagtggcttccatttggccactctaccataaatgcctgattggtggagtgctggaaggttctctcatctttacagaggaactctggtgctctgtcagagtgaccatctggcccttctccctcgattgcttagtttggccgggaggccagctctaggaagatccttcaacgctgcagaatttttttggaacccttccccagatatgtgcctcaacacaatcctgtctcagagctctacggacaattccttcaacctcatagcttggtttttgatttgacatgcactgtcaactgtgagaccgcgtcctttccaaatcatgttcaatcaattgaatttaccacacatggactccaatcaagttgtagaaacatctcaatgattatcaatggaaacaggatgcacctgagctcaatttcgagtctcatagcaaagggtctgaatagttatgtaaataaggaatttgTCACGATCATCATTGAAAGCGTACTcggaccaaagcacagcgtg
The Salmo salar chromosome ssa16, Ssal_v3.1, whole genome shotgun sequence DNA segment above includes these coding regions:
- the LOC106574602 gene encoding protein jagunal homolog 1-B-like, coding for MFGISRGFSGCTLTGNSERRADLFNVHMICLLLAAQVTVNQLDLVSHSVVAAPYQWEYPYLLSIIPSLFSFMALPKNNISYLVISMISAGLIYGGMEKFPVAQQLYRHGKAYRFIFGFSAVSVMYLVTVIAVQVHGWQIYYSKKLLDAWFTSTQDKKKK